In Salvia miltiorrhiza cultivar Shanhuang (shh) chromosome 4, IMPLAD_Smil_shh, whole genome shotgun sequence, the DNA window CTTCAGCAAGCAATAAGCTTTATCAGCATATCCACCATTCACGAGATCTTtcaaaatagaattaaataaccACAGCCTCCTCCCCACATCCAAATCCGTCAAAGCATCTTCAAGCAATTGAATCATGTCTCTCTCATCCAGTATACATGACAAAAGCTGGGAAATTATTTTCACATCAGGAGGAATTCCAGATTCCCGCATGTGCTCGTACAACACTAGGGCTTTTGCTATTGCCTTATTCTTACATAAACCTCTAATTAGTACATAATAAATGGAAACATCAGGTAAATATCCAtgttttatcattttatcatacAGATGTAGAGCTTTATCCACTCTATCTTCCCTCACAAAGCCATGAACTAAAATGCACAAAGTTTTCTCGTTCAAACTAATCTTGAGATTCCTCTCAGCCCACTCAATCAACTCAAAAGCCATATCCACTTCCCTGCGCTTGCTGTAAGACAGAACCAAAATAGATACTATATGCTGATCAGCCCATCCCTTGTTAGTCAGCTCATTGAAAACCAAAATCGCCTTATCGAACTGGCCGGCATTGCAATAGCATTGCAAAGCCGGCGTCAATGCATGCTTATCAATGGGCCAATCCAACTCTCTCATCTCGTTCAACCTATACTCCAATAGACCAATATCACCACTTTTCGCAATAACCTCCAGCAAACAGTTATAGCTATAGCCATTCAAAACACAAAGGGCAGACATTTTCATGTGATCAAACAAAGAATTAGCTTCCTCAACTAGACCCTGACTACCTAGACACCTCAGAAAATATCCAAAAGCCCCCGGCGTCCAATAACACGACGAATTAGTTAAAGTTACAGCAAGCTCCTTAAGTCTGGCATTTTGTCGAGCAGTTGATAGGATTTCAGCCATGGCGTTGTACACATAACAGCTGTGCGAGTAACCGCGTTGATTCGAAGCCCATTGGAAGAATAGCTGAGCCAATCCCCAATTCCTAAAAGACTTTAAGACGGTTTCAACAAGTTGGGGAGTGAGTTTTGAGCTCAATTCTTGAAGCTCCGGGGACTCCGAGCAGAAGGGTCTTTTCGTGAAAATGGAGATGAGGGATTCTTCAACTCTAGCTGTTTTCtcgctgctgctgttgctgttgctgctgcagaagaatttattttgtaacGGATGAGTTGTACAATTTGTGTTTGAACTGATTGTCGAGGTGATGGAATACAAACATTGGTTGGTCCATTCGAAGAGGCGAAGTGTGCGATTCGTGGGCTTGGGGATTCTCGTCATTTGAATTCAATGGGGCTTCGCCTGCGCAAACTGATCATATAAATTCTTGATTACCAGTCAATCAATCAAATATAGTATATTATACGCTATGTTAAAACACAACAAAGTTTGTTTGGCGCCAATTCAGTAGGGACGTGGTATTTTGGCATCCAATTGTTCAGGTTTTCTCCAACATAACGTCTTTTTTTCCATACATACATTACTTTAGGTTAATGATAGAACACTCgcatgatttttttatttatttatttgaaaatactTGCATTGAAAAGTAAAAGACAAAATATACTTAGAGCATCCATATCGGGCTGGCTCATCGCCTGGCTCTAGTCAATTTTGATGAGCCGACCGATGCAAGCTCCCCGACTCGAGTATCGGCTCATCAATATGAGCTCGGCTCATCTACCCATTTTTGAAATCGTGTACAATACACGCGCTTTAAAAAGAAATACACACATATGAGAAGAGCCGCGCGCAAAGAAGGGAAGAGAGAAGAAGTGTAGCGGTGTTAATTTAAGTTTAGGGTTAATTctctctaaatccttaaactatagtcattttccgttttttccctcaatctttgaacttcccacagaaaatcatcaactttcaatttttcctaattATCCCATGTCGGGTTTTCGCCAATTTCGATCACACGTGGAACCAGAATTAAATGACGTGGACTCGCCGGATTCTTGATAAAACGACGCAGTATCTAATGTacataaacgacgtcgtttttagcTTGTTCTTCTTCAATTAAAATTAGGGCTCTCGCACGTAAACCCTCATTCCACAAATCTGACGAATTCCTTGAAATCTTTCAAGGATTGAAGAAAATATCTTGTGCGTTTCCAAAAACTGAAGAATTCGCAGCTCTAGCATGGGGTTGAATCGATCTTCCGGCAGCTCCACctcaaaatacgatttgagagAAATCAATAGAAGATGTGTAATTGCAAGGTGTCTGCCGTGATTTTGACGTCGAGGATGACGGCCAATCCGTTCCGGCGTTATTATTGTTGTCGGTACCATCATCAGGTAACCTTTCTGCCATTACTTCGTCGCCGATCAACACTTCGCACCTCGTCACCGATGAACTAGAAACGAGCAGGAGGAACTTTGCTTTGCTTTCGATTCAACTTCCTCTCTTGTGATATGCGGGTATGTGTTTGCAGAAGTTGGTGGTGACCATTCATATTCTTAGCGCCATTTACC includes these proteins:
- the LOC131021588 gene encoding putative pentatricopeptide repeat-containing protein At5g08310, mitochondrial, producing MTRIPKPTNRTLRLFEWTNQCLYSITSTISSNTNCTTHPLQNKFFCSSNSNSSSEKTARVEESLISIFTKRPFCSESPELQELSSKLTPQLVETVLKSFRNWGLAQLFFQWASNQRGYSHSCYVYNAMAEILSTARQNARLKELAVTLTNSSCYWTPGAFGYFLRCLGSQGLVEEANSLFDHMKMSALCVLNGYSYNCLLEVIAKSGDIGLLEYRLNEMRELDWPIDKHALTPALQCYCNAGQFDKAILVFNELTNKGWADQHIVSILVLSYSKRREVDMAFELIEWAERNLKISLNEKTLCILVHGFVREDRVDKALHLYDKMIKHGYLPDVSIYYVLIRGLCKNKAIAKALVLYEHMRESGIPPDVKIISQLLSCILDERDMIQLLEDALTDLDVGRRLWLFNSILKDLVNGGYADKAYCLLKTCTGSGINENSQEGMISSTKVKTDTTCFETVIDGLCNADKLDMALDLFHFMDQCGCNRSVLLFNNLIQRLSNADKLNECFNLLNEMKETEFHPTHFTYNCILGSLCRQLDVAGALDLLREMRACGHEPWIKNYTLLVKKLCEHEKADEAYSFLTDMSKEGFLPDMIAYSATIDGFLKANELDRGMKLFREICEQGYCPDVVAYNIIIKGLCMAKRISEAEDILKEILGKGLVPSVVTYNLLIDGWCKEGNTDQAVLCFSRMIEQEVESNIITYTTLVDGLCNSGKPEDALNLWIEMEHKGCCPNRISYMALIHGLCKCRRPDCAMVYLQEMEKKDIFPDPYVYQALVEAFASESNIDMAHKVLDKMSKHSTAA